A single region of the Candidatus Aenigmatarchaeota archaeon genome encodes:
- the gatD gene encoding Glu-tRNA(Gln) amidotransferase subunit GatD has protein sequence MERPKEGDLVIIEKNGQKWEGQVLPGQGPAITLKLKSGYNVGLELDKGTKVTKTGEVETVRHKPVGFKQEFDKNKPLVSILSAGGTIASSIDYSTGAISATYSADDLVRSVPEISNFANIRTGKIFDEMSENLSPSDWRTIARSVFEEIRQKEIAGAIVTHGTDTLSFTSSALSFMLRNLNKPVILTYAQKSSDRGSTDSAMNLICSAVAATTDIAEVVTVGHGTISDDFCLINRGNKVRKMHSSQRNTFRPINTLPIAKAWPDGKVEFVGNYKKKSMAEGEPYLADKLEEKVAIIKFYPGLDPAIIDWYIDRKYKGIIIEGTGLGHVAMEKRGSLLPSIERALESKIIVGMTTQTIYGSVNAYVYSNLRRLSERGVVYLMDMTTEAAYAKLMWVLGQTQNEKEAKEMMLKNIAGEFNPRLQPELFLY, from the coding sequence ATGGAAAGGCCAAAAGAAGGGGATTTAGTCATAATCGAGAAAAATGGCCAGAAATGGGAAGGCCAGGTACTGCCTGGGCAAGGCCCAGCCATAACGCTGAAGCTTAAAAGCGGCTACAACGTGGGCCTTGAGCTGGACAAGGGCACAAAAGTCACTAAAACCGGGGAAGTCGAAACGGTAAGACACAAACCCGTCGGATTCAAGCAGGAGTTTGACAAAAATAAGCCCCTCGTCTCCATTCTTTCGGCAGGAGGGACTATTGCCTCCTCAATTGACTATTCTACCGGCGCAATATCCGCCACATACTCTGCCGATGACCTTGTAAGGTCAGTCCCGGAAATCTCAAACTTTGCAAACATCCGGACAGGAAAAATCTTTGACGAAATGAGCGAAAACCTGTCCCCCAGCGACTGGAGAACCATTGCCCGGTCCGTTTTCGAAGAAATACGCCAGAAGGAAATCGCCGGCGCAATCGTCACTCACGGAACGGACACACTCTCGTTTACCTCATCAGCCCTCTCATTTATGCTAAGAAACCTCAATAAGCCAGTAATTCTGACCTATGCCCAAAAAAGCTCAGACCGGGGCTCAACTGACTCCGCAATGAACCTTATATGCTCAGCAGTTGCAGCAACTACCGACATCGCAGAAGTGGTCACCGTCGGCCACGGCACAATAAGCGACGATTTCTGCCTCATAAACCGGGGAAACAAGGTCCGAAAGATGCATTCATCCCAGAGAAACACGTTCAGGCCGATAAATACCCTTCCTATTGCAAAGGCCTGGCCTGACGGAAAAGTTGAATTCGTGGGAAATTACAAAAAGAAAAGCATGGCTGAAGGAGAGCCCTACCTTGCAGACAAACTGGAAGAAAAGGTGGCAATCATCAAATTCTACCCCGGGCTTGACCCTGCAATTATCGACTGGTACATAGACCGGAAGTACAAAGGGATTATCATCGAGGGAACCGGCCTGGGCCACGTGGCAATGGAGAAAAGGGGAAGTCTGCTTCCTTCAATCGAAAGGGCGCTTGAATCAAAAATAATCGTCGGAATGACCACCCAGACCATATACGGGAGCGTAAACGCTTACGTTTACTCTAACCTCAGGCGCCTGTCTGAACGTGGAGTAGTCTATCTCATGGATATGACAACAGAAGCGGCATATGCAAAACTTATGTGGGTTTTGGGCCAGACTCAAAATGAAAAGGAGGCAAAAGAGATGATGCTTAAAAATATTGCCGGAGAATTCAACCCGCGCCTGCAGCCGGAGCTTTTCCTCTACTAA
- a CDS encoding DUF1749 domain-containing protein produces the protein MKSQKYTLNLTEFRCSDGVILPGLLYEPKRKTKKAAIYLHGNGSSSVFYSVARMNILAEELAKINIAFFPFNNRGAQYLHKNTVKGNPEMKEIKSGTAYELIDDCIKDIEGAIKKLIGRGYTEIYLIGLSTGANKIVVYNLHRPKNKVKGYILLSGGDDTGIYYSQLGRKKFCALLEKCKKKIGEGRGERLIGTGLSEIPMSYNSIFDTINPDGNYNTFPFYEQMSGLKLSKKQLFVEFGAIKKPMLIVYGEKDEYCYGNATLCAGILLEKSGNPKKHTLNIIRNADHGFRGKEKELSNIICRWLSAQK, from the coding sequence ATGAAAAGCCAAAAATACACCCTAAACCTAACCGAATTCCGATGTTCTGACGGAGTCATCCTCCCAGGGCTTTTGTATGAGCCAAAGAGGAAAACCAAAAAGGCAGCAATATATCTTCACGGAAACGGCAGTTCCTCAGTTTTTTACTCGGTAGCAAGAATGAATATTCTTGCTGAAGAACTTGCTAAAATAAACATTGCTTTCTTTCCCTTCAACAACCGGGGCGCCCAGTACCTCCATAAAAACACTGTCAAAGGAAATCCTGAAATGAAAGAAATAAAATCAGGCACCGCTTACGAGCTGATAGATGATTGCATAAAAGATATTGAGGGGGCAATAAAAAAACTCATCGGACGGGGCTACACGGAAATTTATCTGATTGGGCTCTCAACAGGGGCAAACAAAATTGTAGTCTACAACCTGCATCGGCCAAAAAACAAAGTGAAGGGCTACATTCTCCTGAGCGGAGGTGATGATACGGGAATCTACTATTCACAGCTAGGAAGAAAAAAATTCTGCGCGCTTCTCGAAAAATGCAAAAAGAAAATCGGGGAAGGCAGAGGAGAAAGGTTGATTGGCACGGGCCTGAGCGAGATTCCCATGTCCTACAATTCAATCTTTGACACGATCAACCCAGACGGAAATTACAACACATTCCCCTTCTATGAGCAGATGAGTGGGCTAAAACTCTCCAAGAAACAACTGTTTGTGGAATTTGGGGCGATAAAAAAGCCAATGCTTATTGTATACGGAGAAAAGGACGAGTACTGCTACGGAAACGCAACTCTGTGCGCCGGCATTCTGCTTGAAAAATCAGGAAACCCAAAAAAACACACGCTCAATATCATAAGAAACGCTGACCACGGCTTTCGGGGAAAAGAAAAAGAGCTCTCAAACATAATCTGCAGATGGCTTAGCGCTCAAAAATAA
- a CDS encoding mechanosensitive ion channel family protein — MEDYLSVWAYSLGAGEIYAEYGLAILAFLFTWLFLKFFELVIVRRLKGLSKRTRTDIDDFAVSILESLGWPFYLMLSLYVAFQFVALPEIADTIFGYLVALVVIYYAVQSVSKVIDYSLQKYVRREMAEDKDFDSSIADLFGRIIKVFIWIIAVLLFLQNRGYEVSAVLAGLGIGGIAIAFAMQNILADIFAFFTISFDKPFRVGDHIAIGNDMGIVKRIGLKSTRIETLQGDELIVSNRDLTNSRVRNYKKMESRRVIFDLSVAYKTSEKQLADFPKILEALMEKMKLVEFERAYLKAIKGVSATFEVSYLIKSPKFKDFTAVQHEINLSIKRELDKRKIGLA, encoded by the coding sequence ATGGAGGACTACCTTTCGGTTTGGGCATATAGCTTGGGCGCAGGGGAGATTTATGCAGAGTATGGCCTTGCCATCCTGGCATTTCTCTTTACCTGGCTGTTTCTGAAGTTTTTTGAGCTGGTTATCGTCAGGCGGCTCAAGGGGCTTTCTAAGAGGACACGAACAGACATTGATGATTTTGCAGTCAGCATCCTTGAATCTCTTGGCTGGCCGTTTTACTTGATGCTTTCCCTTTACGTTGCATTTCAATTTGTGGCTCTTCCGGAGATTGCCGACACTATTTTTGGCTATCTGGTTGCTCTGGTTGTAATCTACTACGCTGTCCAGAGCGTGAGCAAGGTAATTGACTACAGCTTGCAGAAATATGTCCGGCGGGAGATGGCAGAGGACAAGGACTTTGACTCCTCGATTGCGGACCTTTTTGGGCGGATTATTAAAGTCTTTATCTGGATAATCGCTGTTTTGTTGTTTCTTCAAAACAGGGGCTATGAGGTTTCGGCAGTACTTGCCGGTCTTGGAATCGGCGGAATTGCGATTGCCTTTGCCATGCAGAACATCTTGGCGGACATATTTGCCTTCTTTACGATATCTTTTGACAAGCCCTTCCGTGTTGGTGACCATATAGCGATTGGAAATGACATGGGCATTGTGAAAAGGATTGGGCTAAAATCGACAAGGATAGAAACTCTCCAGGGTGATGAGCTTATCGTCTCGAACAGGGACCTTACAAATAGCCGTGTGAGAAATTACAAGAAGATGGAAAGCCGAAGGGTGATATTCGACCTTTCGGTTGCCTACAAGACCTCAGAAAAACAGCTCGCTGATTTTCCAAAGATTCTTGAGGCGCTTATGGAGAAGATGAAGCTTGTGGAGTTCGAGAGGGCTTACCTGAAGGCAATAAAGGGCGTTTCTGCCACCTTTGAAGTCTCTTACCTCATAAAGTCCCCGAAATTCAAGGACTTTACGGCGGTTCAGCACGAGATTAACCTTTCAATCAAAAGGGAACTCGACAAGAGGAAAATTGGGCTTGCCTGA